In Phoenix dactylifera cultivar Barhee BC4 chromosome 11, palm_55x_up_171113_PBpolish2nd_filt_p, whole genome shotgun sequence, the following are encoded in one genomic region:
- the LOC103713194 gene encoding nudix hydrolase 15, mitochondrial-like has translation MEAEANPVRDPVASCPRLDDLAHRLRLYVPLSFPDDVEEYELGDGVDERGKVLPQMGLVDSAAAAVPPPERFRPKRAAVLVCLFEGKLGDLRVILTKRSSNLSTHSGEVSLPGGKAEEGDADDRETALREAKEEIGLDPSLVTVVTVLEPFLSRHLLRVVPVIGLLSDNQAFKPVANADEVEAIFDAPLEMFLKDENRRSEEREWMGEKFLVHYFNFSTENKNFVIWGLTATILIHAASVIYQRPPSFPEQKPSYRVPRYIKGTCIMP, from the exons ATGGAGGCAGAGGCCAACCCAGTTCGAGATCCCGTGGCTTCGTGCCCCAGGCTTGATGACCTCGCCCACCGGCTTCGTCTCTACGTGCCGCTCTCCTTCCCGGACGACGTGGAAGAGTACGAGTTGGGCGATGGCGTGGATGAGAGAGGGAAGGTGCTCCCCCAGATGGGTTTGGTcgactccgccgccgccgccgttccCCCGCCGGAGAGGTTCCGCCCCAAAAGGGCGGCTGTCCTTGTTTGCCTCTTCGAGGGCAAGCTCGGCGACCTTCGTGTCATCCTCACCAAGCGTTCCTCCAACCTCTCTACCCACTCCG GTGAGGTGTCGTTGCCGGGGGGGAAGGCGGAGGAGGGCGACGCGGATGATCGAGAGACGGCGTTGAGAGAAGCCAAAGAAGAGATAGGGCTGGATCCTTCTCTGGTCACAGTCGTGACCGTTCTGGAACCCTTCTTGTCCCGG CATCTTCTCAGAGTAGTTCCTgtaattggcttgctttctgaTAACCAAGCGTTCAAGCCTGTTGCTAATGCTGATGAGGTGGAAGCAATATTTGATGCACCCTTAGAGATGTTTCTCAAG GATGAAAACCGGAGGTCTGAGGAACGGGAATGGATGGGGGAGAAGTTTCTGGTCCATTACTTCAACTTCAGTACAGAAAACAAGAATTTTGTTATTTGGGGTTTAACTGCAACTATCTTGATTCATGCCGCATCAGTCATTTACCAGCGGCCACCTTCTTTCCCTGAGCAGAAGCCCAGCTACAGAGTCCCTCGGTATATAAAGGGGACTTGTATAATGCCATGA
- the LOC103709526 gene encoding transcription factor PCF5-like has translation MEESSHQQQQQQLLLLHHHQQRQQQRPLPHNSRLGGLRGAAGEVVEVSGGHIVRSTGRKDRHSKVCTAKGLRDRRVRLSAHTAIQFYDVQDRLGYDRPSKAVDWLLEHAKPSIDELAELPRWHPPTTTSSSNPSPPSNQHDLHEQPVPTEPAADQGAYSGATFLPPLNSDSIADTIKTFFPMATTTASSSYQNYPPDLVSRSSNQAQDLRLSLQSLQDPMFHQNQTPAASSQQNFLSGNLAFGSASASWPEQNQRVVAWNVAQTGDGGGGGGDGAYGSNMPPPQAVPLHPALSLSQLFSQRGTLQSSNSPPVRSWMDPIAAAAGHQIHPAGIHSSWPSVTATGFIFSDGGGFSGFHIPAWIQGEEEHGGISSKPPSDSSASNH, from the coding sequence atggaagagagcagccaccagcagcagcagcagcagctcctcctcctccaccaccaccaacaGCGGCAGCAGCAGCGGCCGCTGCCCCATAATTCTAGGctggggggtttgaggggggcCGCCGGTGAGGTCGTGGAGGTCTCGGGGGGCCACATTGTGCGGTCGACCGGGCGCAAGGACCGGCACAGCAAGGTGTGCACCGCCAAGGGCCTGCGGGACCGCCGTGTCCGCCTCTCGGCCCACACCGCTATCCAGTTCTACGATGTCCAGGACCGCCTTGGCTACGACCGTCCCAGCAAGGCCGTCGACTGGCTCCTCGAGCACGCCAAGCCTTCCATTGATGAGCTCGCTGAGCTCCCCCGCTGGCATCCGCCCACCACTACCtcatcctccaatccttctccaCCTTCCAATCAACATGACCTCCATGAACAGCCTGTGCCCACCGAGCCAGCTGCTGACCAAGGCGCCTACAGCGGTGCTACTTTCCTCCCTCCGTTGAATTCCGACTCCATTGCGGATACCATCAAGACCTTCTTTCCTATGGCTACAACAACTGCTTCATCCTCTTACCAGAATTACCCGCCGGACCTCGTATCTCGCAGCAGTAACCAAGCTCAAGATCTCCGCCTCTCCCTTCAATCCTTGCAAGATCCCATGTTTCACCAGAATCAAACACCTGCTGCTTCCTCCCAGCAGAACTTCCTCTCTGGCAATTTAGCCTTCGGCTCCGCCTCCGCCAGCTGGCCCGAGCAAAACCAGAGGGTTGTTGCGTGGAATGTGGCGCAGACTGGcgacggaggcggcggcggaggtgATGGAGCTTATGGGTCCAACATGCCACCACCGCAGGCGGTGCCACTGCACCCGGCGCTCAGCCTAAGCCAGCTTTTTTCTCAGAGGGGAACCCTTCAGTCCAGTAACTCGCCACCGGTTCGTTCTTGGATGGATCCGATTGCTGCCGCGGCTGGTCATCAGATCCACCCGGCAGGAATCCATTCGTCGTGGCCATCAGTTACAGCCACGGGATTCATATTCAGCGATGGTGGTGGCTTCTCGGGGTTCCACATCCCAGCGTGGATACAGGGTGAGGAGGAGCACGGCGGCATCTCCAGTAAGCCGCCATCTGATTCCTCTGCTTCCAATCATtga